A genome region from Nitrospira sp. includes the following:
- a CDS encoding helix-turn-helix domain-containing protein: MTLRSSTFSIFLLSTDSEIQTHYKDLFGEQAVTIGREGLSLPKDMAKRAYDAVIVESKAQAAADLGKLLSGIDPGRTLLVVGSRAVLKRTATSLHAAKALKTDLPLSSGAAGQPVCLDSFLEHKVGDFVKGMRNGSGRNLHPMLIAAVERPLILLTLRETKGNQIQAAELLGLNRNTLRKKILDLDIPVKRARAS, from the coding sequence ATGACGCTGCGTTCATCGACATTTAGTATTTTCTTACTCAGTACGGACAGCGAGATCCAGACACACTACAAGGACCTGTTCGGCGAGCAAGCGGTCACCATCGGCCGTGAAGGGCTGTCGCTCCCGAAAGACATGGCCAAACGTGCCTACGATGCGGTCATCGTGGAATCCAAGGCACAAGCTGCCGCAGACCTTGGGAAACTGCTTTCCGGAATTGATCCTGGGCGCACCCTCTTGGTTGTAGGCTCTCGAGCCGTGCTGAAGCGAACGGCGACGTCGCTACACGCAGCCAAAGCCCTCAAGACAGATCTGCCGCTCTCCAGTGGCGCAGCGGGGCAACCGGTGTGTTTGGATTCCTTTCTGGAACATAAGGTCGGAGATTTCGTCAAAGGGATGCGGAACGGCTCCGGAAGAAATCTCCATCCAATGCTGATCGCGGCCGTGGAGCGTCCGCTGATCTTGCTGACCCTGCGGGAGACCAAGGGGAACCAGATCCAAGCTGCGGAGTTGCTGGGCCTGAATCGCAACACGTTGAGAAAGAAAATTCTCGACCTGGATATTCCGGTCAAGCGCGCCAGGGCAAGTTAG
- a CDS encoding Rrf2 family transcriptional regulator — MKVSLRATYGIIAAVDLALHHAEQPVCAKSIAKRQAIPARFLEQVLHAMKKAGVVISQRGAQGGYVLSRKPSELSVADILDALEGPLLSANGETRPKHSSSRGAKQEALLAHIWDRVKRAELSVLSEVTVEELAKRQRALDEQHTLMYHI; from the coding sequence ATGAAGGTGAGCCTTCGAGCTACCTACGGAATTATTGCCGCCGTGGACCTTGCGCTCCACCATGCTGAGCAGCCGGTCTGCGCGAAGTCGATTGCTAAACGTCAGGCGATTCCGGCTCGGTTCCTGGAGCAGGTCCTTCATGCGATGAAAAAGGCCGGGGTTGTGATCAGTCAGCGAGGGGCTCAAGGCGGATATGTGTTAAGCCGCAAGCCCTCGGAGCTCTCCGTGGCGGACATTCTCGATGCCCTGGAAGGCCCGCTTTTGTCGGCTAACGGAGAGACCCGTCCGAAACATTCGTCATCGCGAGGAGCCAAGCAAGAGGCCCTGCTCGCTCATATCTGGGATCGTGTGAAACGGGCGGAATTGAGCGTGCTTTCAGAAGTCACGGTCGAAGAGTTGGCCAAGCGTCAGCGCGCCCTTGATGAGCAACACACGTTGATGTACCACATTTAA
- a CDS encoding sulfurtransferase TusA family protein, with protein sequence MMTPNTVAFRPAIKAEPIPAHIAEEIETFEAEADRVLGGDLSTDIFKPFRLQYGIYGQRQSGVQMVRIKIPFGGLTANQLRQVAELADRYATGVGHVTTRQDIQLHFVELKHVPEMMRLMASVGLTTREACANTVRNVTACHLAGVCQGEVFDVTPYAKTVAYHLLRNPLNQSLPRKFKIALSGCRQDCALTPIHDIGLLAAKRADGTLGFRMVAGGGLGSTPRMAQVLREFTSMDELLPTIEAVIKVFDTLGNRKNRNKARMKFVIEKLGFDEFKRRWEAAYAAMGYAVPTHEPIKLLDYADVPPLIMPTKVGVTSSGHGNGNGSGNGAVSLNGQASAFQAWKRTNVVPQRQAGFVTAAIKLPMGDLTGDQMWVVADVAERYSNGNIRTTINQNMVIRWIPEGRLEEFYQELVTHSLGDPGAELVEDIIACPGTDTCGLGITSSKGMARALAEVFPAGQVPEDLRDVSVKISGCHNSCAQHHIATIGLHGVGKRLGEHTAPHYELHLGGHVDGTPKIGQLVVKLPAKSVPAAVRHLVDVYRRDRKAGESLQSFITRVGKNVLKDELIPYTIVPPHEQDSTYYYDWEGEAEFVLEDLGPGECAGGALEMIDDRMLEADQELYQAKLLVEKHQYALSVNKSYRAVLAAAKGLLVTEGIDPATDAETFQEFDLRLASKGIVPATYKNLGAQVGDLGSKDATAEAATEKMAFAKRFLAVCRAATEQMGKDLKLSQVKEEAVPAAAPVAAPASPAPVAAAQAPVYDLRGVACPMNYVKTKLKMEMMDNGEQLEVWLDAGEPIRNVPMSLRNDGHKILAEGPLEPEAKHFKILVEKVEG encoded by the coding sequence ATGATGACTCCCAATACAGTGGCTTTCCGTCCGGCGATTAAAGCGGAGCCTATTCCGGCCCATATCGCGGAAGAAATCGAAACGTTTGAAGCGGAGGCCGACCGTGTCCTGGGTGGAGACCTCTCCACCGACATCTTCAAGCCCTTCCGGCTCCAATATGGCATTTACGGCCAGCGGCAATCTGGCGTCCAGATGGTGCGGATCAAGATTCCGTTCGGCGGGCTGACGGCCAACCAGCTGCGCCAGGTCGCGGAGCTGGCCGATCGGTACGCGACCGGCGTGGGGCATGTCACGACACGGCAAGACATTCAACTGCACTTCGTGGAACTCAAGCACGTCCCTGAGATGATGCGTCTGATGGCCTCCGTGGGGCTGACCACGCGCGAAGCCTGCGCAAATACGGTGCGAAACGTCACGGCCTGTCATTTAGCGGGCGTGTGCCAGGGAGAGGTCTTCGATGTGACGCCGTACGCGAAGACGGTGGCCTATCACCTCTTGCGCAATCCGCTGAATCAGAGTCTCCCGCGGAAGTTCAAGATCGCGCTATCGGGGTGCCGACAGGATTGCGCACTCACGCCCATTCACGACATTGGTTTGCTGGCGGCGAAGCGGGCCGACGGGACCCTCGGATTCCGGATGGTGGCAGGCGGTGGATTAGGATCGACGCCGCGCATGGCCCAAGTGCTCAGAGAATTTACCTCCATGGACGAATTGCTTCCGACCATCGAGGCCGTGATCAAGGTATTCGACACACTCGGAAACCGTAAGAACCGCAATAAGGCGCGTATGAAGTTCGTCATCGAAAAGCTCGGGTTCGACGAATTCAAGCGCCGCTGGGAAGCGGCCTATGCGGCCATGGGATATGCCGTGCCAACGCACGAGCCGATCAAGTTGCTGGATTATGCCGATGTGCCGCCGTTGATCATGCCGACGAAGGTCGGCGTCACGTCCAGCGGTCATGGGAACGGCAACGGGAGCGGCAATGGCGCGGTGTCACTCAATGGCCAAGCCTCCGCGTTCCAGGCCTGGAAGCGCACCAATGTGGTGCCGCAGCGGCAGGCAGGTTTTGTGACGGCGGCCATCAAGTTGCCGATGGGCGATCTGACGGGCGACCAAATGTGGGTGGTTGCGGATGTGGCCGAACGGTATTCAAACGGCAACATCCGGACGACGATCAATCAGAACATGGTCATCCGGTGGATTCCCGAAGGGCGGCTGGAGGAGTTCTACCAGGAGCTTGTGACCCACAGCTTGGGCGATCCCGGCGCGGAACTCGTCGAAGACATCATCGCCTGCCCGGGGACCGATACCTGCGGATTAGGAATTACCTCGTCCAAGGGCATGGCCAGGGCGTTGGCGGAAGTGTTTCCCGCCGGCCAGGTTCCAGAAGATCTGAGGGATGTGAGCGTCAAGATCAGCGGCTGCCATAATTCTTGCGCCCAGCATCATATCGCCACCATCGGGTTGCATGGGGTGGGCAAGCGTCTTGGCGAACATACGGCTCCGCATTATGAGTTGCATCTCGGCGGGCATGTGGACGGCACGCCGAAGATCGGACAACTGGTGGTCAAGTTGCCGGCGAAGAGTGTTCCGGCGGCAGTGCGGCATCTGGTGGACGTGTACCGTCGGGACCGGAAGGCGGGCGAGAGTCTTCAGTCGTTCATCACGCGTGTCGGGAAGAATGTGCTCAAAGACGAACTCATTCCCTACACGATCGTGCCGCCCCATGAGCAGGATTCGACCTATTACTACGATTGGGAAGGTGAGGCCGAATTCGTGCTGGAGGATCTGGGGCCCGGTGAGTGCGCGGGTGGTGCCTTGGAGATGATCGACGACCGGATGTTAGAGGCCGATCAGGAGCTCTATCAGGCGAAGTTGCTGGTCGAGAAGCATCAATATGCCTTGTCGGTGAATAAGTCGTACCGGGCTGTGTTGGCTGCGGCGAAGGGGCTTTTGGTCACGGAAGGGATCGATCCGGCGACGGATGCGGAAACGTTCCAGGAGTTCGATCTGCGGTTGGCCAGCAAAGGTATCGTCCCGGCGACGTACAAGAATCTTGGCGCCCAAGTCGGCGATCTCGGTTCCAAGGACGCAACTGCCGAGGCGGCGACGGAGAAGATGGCCTTCGCCAAGCGGTTTCTCGCTGTCTGTCGGGCGGCCACGGAACAAATGGGTAAAGATCTGAAGTTGTCCCAGGTGAAAGAAGAAGCCGTGCCCGCTGCAGCTCCTGTTGCGGCGCCTGCTTCGCCTGCACCTGTGGCCGCGGCTCAGGCACCGGTGTACGATCTGCGTGGCGTGGCCTGCCCGATGAATTACGTGAAGACGAAACTGAAAATGGAAATGATGGACAACGGCGAGCAGCTGGAAGTCTGGCTCGACGCTGGAGAGCCCATTCGCAATGTGCCG
- a CDS encoding HU family DNA-binding protein, which produces MHPPVANYQRREAMTKEELIAKMANSAGITKVAATVALEAFTGAVTTSLKKGKRVTLVNFGTFTISKRKARMGRNPRTGEALKIPAARIPKFSAGKELKAAVK; this is translated from the coding sequence ATACATCCACCGGTCGCCAACTACCAACGGAGGGAAGCAATGACCAAGGAAGAATTGATCGCAAAAATGGCGAACAGTGCCGGAATCACCAAGGTCGCCGCGACGGTGGCGCTCGAAGCCTTTACCGGCGCAGTGACCACGTCGCTCAAGAAGGGGAAACGTGTGACGCTGGTGAATTTCGGGACGTTTACGATTTCAAAACGGAAAGCACGGATGGGGCGCAATCCGCGAACCGGCGAAGCGCTGAAGATTCCTGCCGCCCGCATTCCCAAGTTCTCGGCCGGCAAAGAACTCAAAGCGGCGGTCAAGTAG